The sequence below is a genomic window from Lolium perenne isolate Kyuss_39 chromosome 7, Kyuss_2.0, whole genome shotgun sequence.
TATTTATAAAGCAGTCGTAGTGTAGTATCAGTGCAGAGTGCCACAAGTTTCCTCCGAAAGTACATTCGATTGCAGCATTTTTGTTGTTTTGTGATTGTTCTCTTGCTTCTTGCGCTTAACCTTGTGTCTGCAGGCTTGGCTCTGAGTTACTCCTTCCAAGTACATCAATTCATATCCAATTGGCTTGTTCTACCAGATTGTTCCTACGGAAAATCCTATGCTCAATCAGCATTTGGCAGCACTTTGGAGCCTCCAGTTTGGTGGTAACGCTGATGCCTTTTTTTCAGTTCTATTTACTGGATTGGCTGGATAAAAATAATAACTGTTTGCATGTTGACTTGAATGCAACAAAGGGGTACATACTTGGCGGTAAAGTAAAAGCAAGAGCCAAGCTTTGATGTTGACTAGTTAACAAATAAGTATAAGTTATCCAATTGACGAGCTGGTGACAATTTCAATATGAATTCCCGCTGGATAGACTCTGCTGCTCTGGAAATTTCCTTGATGGAGCTCTGTCCTTACTAAAAGCCCCAATTTTTCATCGGTGTTATCGAATTTCTTAATGATCTCCACTTTGGTACTTCTTTTCGGCATTTGCATTtggtttttttgttgttgttcagGAAGGACATTATCTGGCTCTGCCATCTATACCACACAGATGATTGAACCTACATTGTTAAACATTAGTCCTTGTGTACGCACTGAGATGTTCCGCTGTGGGCACACGAGGATTTGCTCTTGCAAGTTTTGAGCATTATTTTTGCTGAGCCGGCCCATACTTTTTGTTTGATGTTAACCTTTCGCTCTGTGTTTTTACGAAACAGCTAGTATCAAACCTACTTTTAGCCCTTTAACCTTCAGGTGCAATAAAACTTAATGGCAtgtcagcaagtcatgaatcagtTACGGAGTATTATTTATTATGTTACACAAATTTAAATCAAAGTTTGAGAAACAAAAGGACAAATTTTGTAGTGAAGTATGATTTTTTTCAACATTAAAAATGAATTGTCTTTTTATTTGGTCGTATTTAGATTTGATTTTTTGTGAAGATTAATATTGTGTTCTGTTGTCAAAAGTTTAAAGAATGTCTCAGGATTTGTTGAACTTAACGCCATCTGACTATATTGCATGGATTGGACTTAAACATGATTTTTCGTACTAGTTGGTCCTGTTTTTATGTTCCTTATTATGAtagtgttttgttatttttgaacTATCATTTTAACCATTTTAGTTCTGAGGTTCTATAGATGGCAGTTTTTTAAAATAAAGTCATGGTTGTTTTGTCTAGTCAGCTTAAAAGAAATCTTTGGTTTGTCATTTAAATCATACCGTGGTGATATCCCATCTGCTTCAAGTAAGAAATAATTTTCTTTTGTCGGTTTGCCCATGATTAGTGAATATTGAGTCTAGCATTGCAAATTTAGCGACACCTTTATGTCACATCCACGAGCCTGCAGTAGTGCAGTGCAACCTGCAACCTCAGAATACTTATGAAGTTGCAAATCACATGACATGTGTTGACTACTGATGTCGGAACGTTGAAGCCACACATAAGAGTAGAAGTAAATAAATTTGGCAATTTTGAGAATCAAACACCACAATGATTATAATCCTGCTTTATTTTCATTTTGGGTGGGCATTGTTAACATTGCAAATCAAAATTCGCATAAACCCATTAACGCAGCAGTTTGAATCATCACAGCCAGTAAATTCTGGAGCCATGCATGCATGTTCTAGAAGCACATCCCTTGCTTTCCTGGTGCTTTCATGCCTTGCACGCATCCCACCATCTTGTTGCTCCCTTCCCATCCTGCAAATGTTGTGAGGTAGAGCATGATTTAGTAATGATGGTGCCTTTCTGAACATGGATTTTCATTCTCGGTAAGAAGCAGATATACCTTTGGCCATGTTGAAGCCGCGATTTTCCAGCTCCTTGTACTCTTggcatagagcacaactctcacaACAGAAGTGGACGCAGCAGTCCATGCAGGGCCATGCTTGCAAGTTGTATTGCGACCGCATCGCCGAGCGTTTGGTACAAGAATACAAGCAGTTACAGCCGATGGATGCGAGGCAAACATAGATGGTCCCATTTATGCAGCATGCTGAAAACAAGGGGAGTCAGCCAAGAAAAATCATCGATTTTTTATGCGTTACCCAAGCGCAAATTCTAAGGGAAACACCTACATGTTGAGCCTTTGTCCACGATCTCAGCAATGCGACCAAATGTGACACATGGGCACCAGAAAGTCAAGCAGCCTGCAATATTAGGAAATAGAATCAAACATGGACAAATGCCTTGCATACATTGTTTATCAACCCATGTATAAGTGTTGATAGCAGAACAGGAAATCTAGCTATGCATACAGGTGCCGAAATCTCCAAAGCAATCAAAAAGCCCAACTGACCACTCCCCAACCATGGTGCCAGTTAGTTCGGTAGATTGTGGATTTGTGATGTCTGTAGTATGGGAATAGATGGTGCGTAGCTGTGCCTTTTGTTCAATCTTTGATGGTGTTAATGCTTATATACTAGAAGTAACAATGCAGTATCAGTTTGAAGATATGACAAAGTCAAATTACTACAATGACCAATTCCAAtgcaattttgttgttgttttatgGGATTTATCTTGGTAGTTGCGCTGAATGTTGTGTTTACAGGTTTGGCGTTGAAATGGTCCTTGAAAGAAGGGCACTGCACTCGATTGTCATGTTCTTCCTTTTGTCGTTCTCTTTGAAGATACCATGCTCAATGAGCATGTGGCAGCATTTGGAGGTTCCAGTTTTAGTGGCAGCTTTCATGCCTTATTTATCAGATTGTCTGTATTGTAATAAGCAAATAAATAGGTTCTTCACTGTGTTCATCTCGGTGTGAGGTAGAGGAACCACGTGTGATTATAAACTTGGTAAAGGTGCG
It includes:
- the LOC127315995 gene encoding cell number regulator 11-like gives rise to the protein MVGEWSVGLFDCFGDFGTCCLTFWCPCVTFGRIAEIVDKGSTSCCINGTIYVCLASIGCNCLYSCTKRSAMRSQYNLQAWPCMDCCVHFCCESCALCQEYKELENRGFNMAKGISASYRE